A window from Brachionichthys hirsutus isolate HB-005 chromosome 4, CSIRO-AGI_Bhir_v1, whole genome shotgun sequence encodes these proteins:
- the rasgrf2b gene encoding ras-specific guanine nucleotide-releasing factor 2, translating into MQKSVRYNEGHALFLSAVARKEGTKRGYLSKKTAENSRWHEKFFALYQNVLFYFENEQSARPAGIYLLEGCTCERAPAPKMSNTGREALDKQHYFLIVFGHDGQKPLELRTDEESECDEWVDVIQQASYSDIIIEREVLMQKYIHLVQIVETEKVAANQLRTQLEDQDTEIERLKAEIVALNKTKERMRPYHINHENEDPDIKKIKKVQSFMRGWLCRRKWKIIVQDYICSPHAESMRKRNQIVFNMVEAETEYVHQLYILVNCFLRPLRMAASSKKPPISHDDVSSIFLNSETIMFLHEIFHQGLKARIANWPTLVLADLFDILLPMLNIYQEFVRNHQYSLQVLANCKQNRDFDKLLKQYEFNAACEGRMLETFLTYPMFQIPRYIITLHELLAHTPHEHVERKSLEFAKSKLEELSRVMHDEVSDTENIRKNLAIERMIVEGCDILLDTSQTFVRQGSLIQLPSVERGKLSKVRLGSLSLKKEGERQCFLFTKHFLVCTRSSGGKLHLLKQGGVLSLIDCTLIEEPDASDDEAKSGGQVFNQLDFKLVVEPADSPPFTVVLLAPSRQEKAAWTSDISQCIDNIRCNGLMTSVFEENSKVTVPHMIKSDVRLHKDDVDICFSKTLNSCKVPQIRYASVERLLERLTDLRFLSIDFLNTFLHTYRIFTTASVVMDKLADIYKKPFSSIPIRTQYYSFDRLSLSSICPDYSLKIKKIARDQSKSLELFFATNQNNRGGEHMNDKSPRLCRKFSSPPPLSIPSHTSSPVRTRKLSLHSPITARAVGLDLTSPLLISGINCNSPQSATSSPTSAHTPQTPTPTATSPPTPSSTSPTANNCKSPQDQVPAIPSSPDLSPCSAADGEDVPKNDPFCGKLRRSIRRAVLESVSQDKIIPESPQSSEAGDVSPCRSPSTPRHLRYRQPGVQSGENSRCAVSPASAFAIATAAAGHGSPPVFTNSERTCDKDFIIRRAATNRVLNVLRHWVSKHSQDFEMNCELKMSVVCLLEEVIRDPDLLPQERKATANILSALSQDEPDDTQLRIEDILQMADCPKAECFESLSAMELAEQVTLLDHIVFRSIPYEEFLGQGWMKIDKTERTPYIMKTSQHFNNMSNLVASQIMTHTDVGSRASSIEKWVTVADICRCLNNYNGVLEITSALNRSAIYRLKKTWGKVSKQAKALMDKLQKTVSSEGRFKNLRETLKNCNPPCVPYLGMYLTDLAFIEEGTPNFTEDGLVNFSKMRMISHIIREIRQFQQTPYRIEHQAKVTQYLLDKTLTMDEDTLYDLSLKIEPRLPA; encoded by the exons ATGCAGAAGAGCGTCCGCTACAACGAAGGGCACGCGCTCTTCCTTTCGGCTGTCGCGCGTAAAGAAGGGACGAAGCGCGGATACCTGAGCAAGAAGACGGCGGAGAACAGCCGCTGGCACGAGAAGTTCTTCGCCCTTTACCAGAATGTGCTGTTCTACTTCGAGAACGAGCAAAGCGCGCGACCGGCCGGGATTTACCTGTTGGAAGGATGCACCTGCGAGCGCGCTCCGGCGCCCAAGATGTCCAACACTGGCAGAGAAGCGCTCGACAAACAG CACTACTTCCTCATCGTGTTTGGACATGACGGACAGAAGCCTTTGGAGCTGCGGACAGACGAGGAGAGTGAGTGTGATGAATGGGTAGACGTCATCCAGCAGGCGAG TTACTCTGACATCATCATAGAACGCGAGGTGCTGATGCAGAAATACATCCACCTGGTACAGATAGTGGAGACTGAGAAGGTGGCTGCCAATCAGCTGCGCACCCAGCTAGAGGATCAGGACACAGAAATTGAGAGGCTAAAAGCAGAG ATTGTAGCtctgaacaaaacaaaggagagaATGCGTCCTTACCATATCAACCATGAGAATGAAGACCCAGATATCAAAAAGATCAAAAAG GTGCAGAGCTTCATGCGGGGGTGGCTCTGTCGGAGGAAGTGGAAGATCATCGTTCAGGACTACATCTGCTCTCCGCATGCTGAGAgcatgaggaaaagaaaccagataGTCTTCAATATGgtggaggcagagacaga GTATGTCCACCAACTCTACATCCTGGTTAACTGTTTCCTCCGGCCTCTGAGGATGGCTGCCAGCTCTAAGAAGCCCCCCATCAGCCATGATGATGTCAGCAGCATCTTCCTCAACAG TGAAACCATCATGTTCCTACATGAGATTTTCCATCAAGGCTTGAAAGCCAGGATAGCAAACTGGCCAACCCTGGTGCTGG CTGACCTGTTTGACATTCTGCTGCCCATGCTGAACATCTATCAGGAGTTTGTCCGGAACCATCAGTATAGCCTGCAGGTTCTCGCCAACTGCAAGCAGAACCGAGACTTTGACAAGCTGTTGAAACAGTATGAATTTAACGCCGCCTGTGAGGGGAGGATGCTCGAGACCTTCCTCACGTACCCTATGTTCCAG ATTCCTCGCTACATCATCACCTTGCACGAGTTACTGGCACACACACCTCACGAGCATGTGGAGCGCAAGAGTCTTGAATTTGCCAAGTCCAAATTAGAAGAGCTGTCAAG AGTCATGCATGACGAAGTGAGTGACACGGAGAACATCCGGAAGAACCTGGCCATAGAGAGGATGATAGTGGAGGGCTGTGACATCCTGCTGGACACCAGCCAGACCTTCGTCAGGCAGG GCTCTCTGATCCAGCTCCCATCCGTGGAGCGAGGGAAGCTCAGTAAGGTTCgcctgggttctctctctctcaagaaGGAAGGTGAGAGGCagtgcttcctcttcaccaaacACTTTCTTGTATGCACACGGAGCTCTGGGGGAAAACTGCACCTTCTCAAG CAAGGCGGAGTCTTGTCACTGATTGACTGCACACTCATAGAGGAACCGGACGCCAGTGATGACGAGG CCAAATCAGGTGGTCAGGTATTCAACCAGCTTGACTTCAAGCTTGTGGTGGAGCCAGCAGACTCGCCTCCGTTCACTGTTGTGCTGCTGGCACCATCGCGACAGGAGAAGGCCGCATGGACCAGCGATATTAGCCAG TGTATAGATAACATCCGCTGTAATGGCCTGATGACCAGTGTGTTTGAGGAGAACTCTAAAGTCACCGTCCCTCACATGATCAA ATCCGATGTGCGTCTCCATAAAGATGATGTTGACATTTGCTTCAGCAAGACGCTCAACTCCTGCAAGGTCCCCCAGATCCGCTATGCCAGCGTTGAGCGGCTACTTGAGAGGCTAACTGACCTGCGCTTCCTCTCCATTGACTTCCTCAACACCTTCCTGCACACATACAGGATTTTCACCACAGCTTCCGTGGTCATGGACAAACTGGCCGACATCTACAAGAAACCCTTCTCCTCCATACCAATCAG GACACAGTACTACTCATTTGACCGTCTGTCCTTGTCATCCATTTGTCCTGACTACAGTCTGAAGATCAAGAAGATAGCCAGGGATCAATCCAA GTCCTTGGAGCTGTTCTTTGCCACCAATCAGAACAACAGAGGTGGTGAACACATGAATGACAAATCTCCTCGTCTCTGCCGCAAGTTCTCGTCTCCACCTCCTTTGTCCATTCCGTCCCACACCTCCTCCCCGGTCCGAACACGCAAGCTGTCCCTCCACTCCCCCATCACTGCCAGGGCGGTAGGCCTTGACCTGACCAGTCCATTGTTGATCTCTGGCATCAACTGTAACAGTCCCCAGTCTGCAACCAGTAGCCCCACATCTGCACACACTCCCCAAACCCCCACTCCCACCGCCACTTCTCCTCCCACTCCTTCTTCCACCTCTCCTACAGCTAACAATTGCAAGTCGCCGCAGGACCAAGTTCCTGCCATTCCCTCATCCCCGGACCTGAGTCCCTGTTCGGCTGCAGATGGGGAAGATGTGCCCAAGAACGACCCTTTTTGTGGCAAACTGAGACGGAGCATCCGCAGAG CTGTCCTGGAGTCGGTGTCACAGGACAAAATCATCCCCGAGTCTCCTCAGAGCAGTGAAGCAGGCGATGTGTCTCCGTGTCGCTCCCCTTCCACGCCTCGACACCTCCGCTACAGACAGCCTGGAG tccAGTCTGGGGAAAATTCACGCTGCGCCGTCTCTCCTGCTTCAGCCTTTGCTattgcaacagcagcagcaggacatgGTTCACCACCAg TGTTTACAAACTCTGAAAGAACTTGTGATAAAGATTTCATCATCCGCAGAGCTGCAACTAACAGAGTTCTCAACGTGCTGCGTCACTGGGTCTCCAAACACTCTCAG GACTTTGAGATGAACTGTGAGCTGAAGATGTCGGTGGTCTgtctcctggaggaggtgatCAGAGATCCAGATCTTCTTCCTCAGGAGAGAAAAGCTACTGCCAACATACTTAG CGCTCTTTCTCAAGATGAGCCCGATGACACCCAGCTGAGAATAGAGGACATCTTGCAGATG GCGGACTGCCCAAAAGCAGAGTGTTTTGAGTCTCTGTCGGCGATGGAGTTGGCTGAGCAGGTCACTCTGCTGGATCACATCGTCTTCAGGAGCATCCCTTATGA AGAATTCTTGGGTCAGGGATGGATGAAGATCGATAAGACCGAAAGAACGCCCTACATCATGAAAACCAGTCAACACTTCAATAAC ATGAGTAACCTGGTGGCGTCACAGATTATGACCCATACCGATGTGGGCTCCAGGGCCAGCTCCATAGAGAAATGGGTCACCGTGGCCGATATCTGCCGTTGTCTGAACAACTACAACGGGGTTCTGGAGATCACGTCTGCACTCAATCGCAGTGCCATCTACCGTCTGAAGAAAACCTGGGGCAAAGTCAGCAAACAG GCTAAAGCCTTGATGGACAAACTGCAGAAGACCGTGTCTTCTGAGGGGAGGTTTAAAAATCTGAGGGAGACCCTGAAGAA